Proteins from a genomic interval of Rhizobium etli CFN 42:
- the metG gene encoding methionine--tRNA ligase, whose translation MTDKTPFYITTAISYPNGKPHIGHAYELIATDAMARYQRLDGRDVFFLTGTDEHGQKMQQTARAEGIAPQALADRNSGEFQAMAKLLNASNDDFIRTTQERHHETSRNIWNLMADNGDIYKDSYAGWYSVRDEAYYQENETELRADGVRYGPQGTPVEWVEEASYFFKLSEYQDKLLAHYEANPDFIGPAERRNEVISFVKSGLKDLSVSRTTFDWGIKVPNDPSHVMYVWVDALTNYITATGYIEDRNGPRAKYWPADVHIIGKDIIRFHAVYWPAFLMSAKLPLPQRVFAHGFLLNKGEKMSKSLGNVVDPVNLVNHFGLDQVRYFFLREVSFGQDGSYSEEAIGTRINSDLANGIGNLASRSLSMIVKNCDGKIPECGPLTDEDKAMLAQADALHASTREDMGKQQIHRALASIIAVVSETDRYFAGQAPWALKKTDPARMGTVLYVTAEVVRQIAILLQPFMPESSGKLLDLVAAPADKRDFAALGEAGRLVAGTPLEAPTPVFPRYVAPEA comes from the coding sequence ATGACAGACAAGACACCTTTCTACATCACCACCGCGATTTCCTATCCCAACGGCAAGCCGCATATCGGCCATGCCTATGAGCTGATCGCGACGGATGCGATGGCGCGCTACCAACGCCTGGACGGCAGAGATGTCTTCTTCCTGACGGGCACCGACGAGCACGGCCAGAAGATGCAGCAGACGGCGCGCGCCGAGGGGATCGCGCCGCAAGCGCTCGCCGACCGCAACTCCGGCGAATTCCAGGCGATGGCGAAGCTGCTCAACGCCTCGAACGATGATTTCATCCGCACCACGCAGGAGCGTCATCACGAGACGTCGCGCAATATCTGGAACCTGATGGCCGACAATGGCGACATCTACAAGGACAGCTATGCCGGCTGGTACTCGGTGCGCGACGAGGCCTATTACCAGGAAAACGAGACGGAGCTGCGCGCCGACGGCGTGCGTTACGGCCCGCAGGGCACGCCGGTCGAGTGGGTTGAAGAGGCAAGCTATTTCTTCAAGCTCTCCGAATATCAGGACAAGCTGCTGGCGCATTACGAGGCCAATCCCGATTTTATCGGTCCGGCCGAGCGCCGCAACGAGGTGATCTCCTTCGTCAAGTCCGGCCTCAAGGATCTCTCTGTCTCGCGCACCACCTTCGACTGGGGCATCAAAGTGCCCAACGATCCATCGCACGTCATGTATGTGTGGGTTGACGCACTGACCAACTACATCACCGCCACAGGCTATATCGAGGACAGGAACGGCCCGAGGGCGAAATACTGGCCGGCGGATGTGCACATCATCGGCAAGGACATCATCCGCTTCCACGCCGTCTATTGGCCGGCCTTCCTGATGTCAGCGAAGCTGCCGCTGCCTCAGCGGGTCTTTGCCCACGGCTTCCTGCTCAACAAGGGCGAGAAAATGTCGAAGTCGCTCGGCAATGTCGTCGATCCCGTCAATCTGGTGAATCATTTCGGTCTCGATCAGGTGCGCTACTTCTTCCTGCGCGAAGTTTCCTTCGGCCAGGACGGCAGCTATAGCGAAGAGGCGATCGGCACACGCATCAACTCCGACCTCGCCAACGGCATCGGCAATCTCGCAAGCCGCTCGCTGTCGATGATCGTCAAGAACTGTGACGGCAAAATCCCGGAATGCGGGCCGCTGACCGACGAAGACAAAGCGATGCTGGCGCAGGCCGACGCGCTGCACGCATCGACGCGCGAGGACATGGGCAAGCAGCAGATCCACCGGGCACTTGCCTCGATCATAGCGGTCGTTTCCGAAACCGACCGCTATTTCGCCGGCCAGGCGCCCTGGGCGCTGAAGAAGACCGATCCGGCGCGCATGGGCACGGTGCTTTACGTCACCGCCGAAGTCGTGCGCCAGATCGCCATCCTGCTGCAGCCCTTCATGCCGGAATCATCGG